A genomic segment from Paralichthys olivaceus isolate ysfri-2021 chromosome 22, ASM2471397v2, whole genome shotgun sequence encodes:
- the ing2 gene encoding inhibitor of growth protein 2, with product MLGHHYPSTDKSQQLVNYVEDYLECVESLPLDIQRNVSLLREIDAKYQEVLKEVDEVFEKYKGEQDAAQRKRLQIQLQRALIISQELGDEKIHVVTQMTELVENRSRQMDSHSMSFQEPSEAERLTTERRSSVQEPPAPERTSTRRPRRQRNSESRDSSHPSANGSLVDDPSEELSVPPPREKKSKSAKKKKRKSKQDRDASPVEFAIDPNEPTYCLCEQVSYGEMIGCDNDQCPIEWFHFSCVGLTYKPKGKWYCPKCRGDNEKTMDKSLDKNRKDRRSR from the exons ATGTTAGGCCACCACTACCCGAGCACCGACAAGTCGCAACAACTGGTCAACTATGTGGAGGATTATCTGGAATGTGTGGAGTCGCTACCTCTGGACATACAAAGAAATGTTTCCCTGCTCCGAGAAATCGATGCAAAGTACCAAG AGGTGCTGAAGGaggtggatgaagtgtttgagaagtACAAAGGGGAGCAGGATGCGGCTCAGAGAAAGCGCCTGCAGATCCAGCTGCAGCGTGCGCTCATCATCAGCCAGGAGCTGGGGGACGAGAAAATCCATGTGGTGACCCAGATGACTGAGCTGGTGGAGAACCGCTCCCGCCAGATGGACTCCCATTCCATGTCCTTCCAGGAGCCCAGCGAGGCTGAGCGGCTCACCACGGAACGGCGTTCCAGTGTCCAAGAGCCTCCAGCGCCTGAGCGTACCTCGACCCGGCGCCCGCGACGCCAGCGCAACAGCGAGAGCCGTGACTCGAGCCACCCATCGGCCAACGGCTCTTTGGTGGACGACCCCTCGGAGGAGCTGTCCGTCCCTCCTCCCCGTGAGAAGAAGTCCAAGtctgcaaagaagaagaagcgcaAGTCCAAACAGGACCGGGACGCCTCGCCGGTCGAATTCGCCATTGACCCTAATGAGCCCACCTACTGTCTCTGTGAGCAGGTGTCTTATGGCGAGATGATCGGCTGCGACAATGACCAGTGCCCCATCGAGTGGTTCCACTTCTCCTGTGTGGGGCTGACCTACAAGCCCAAGGGCAAATGGTACTGCCCCAAATGCAGAGGGGACAATGAAAAGACAATGGACAAAAGCTTAGACAAGAACAGAAAAGACCGCAGGTCCAGGTAG
- the rwdd gene encoding RWD domain-containing protein 4, translating into MTANEDQEMELEALRSIYEGDESFKEISPVSFQFRIGDLDDTKAFILDISWPETYPETTPQISLDAFFNNRISAETKQQILSKLEEQVEANLGTAMMYTLFDWAKENQEALMENHKPVVTAVTMPSSDIMTTSSTAKKREKKEQLTKAQKRRIISKTDHKGELPRGWNWVDVIKVGESYLFSTRWCSYSTLKTKELTRDICFFSPWSLQQSSTSM; encoded by the exons ATGACAGCTAACGAGGATCAGGAG ATGGAGCTGGAGGCTCTTCGCTCTATCTACGAGGGGGATGAGAGCTTCAAGGAAATCAGTCCGGTGTCCTTTCAGTTTCGG ATAGGAGACCTTGACGACACCAAAGCATTCATCCTGGACATCTCATGGCCGGAGACGTACCCAGAAACAACCCCACAAATCTCCCTCGATGCCTTTTTCAACAACAGGAT CTCTGCAGAGACGAAGCAGCAGATCCTGTCgaagctggaggagcaggtAGAGGCGAACCTGGGGACTGCCATGATGTACACCCTGTTTGATTGGGCCAAGGAAAACCAGGAGGCCCTCATGGAGAACCATAAACCTGTAGTGACCGCTGTT ACGATGCCCAGCAGTGACATCATGACCACCAGCTCAACAGccaagaagagggagaagaaagagcAGCTGACGAAAGCTCAGAAGAGAAGAATCATCAGCAAAACAG ATCACAAGGGAGAACTGCCAAGAGGCTGGAACTGGGTAGACGTTATCAAAGTAGGTGAATCTTACCTGTTCTCCACTAGATGGTGCTCATActcaactttaaaaacaaaagaactgACTcgtgatatttgttttttttctccctggtCATTGCAACAATCTTCCACCAGCATgtga